The Canis aureus isolate CA01 chromosome 11, VMU_Caureus_v.1.0, whole genome shotgun sequence genome has a segment encoding these proteins:
- the EIF3D gene encoding eukaryotic translation initiation factor 3 subunit D: MAKFMTPVIQDNPSGWGPCAVPEQFRDMPYQPFSKGDRLGKVADWTGATYQDKRYTNKYSSQFGGGSQYAYFHEEDETSFQLVDTARTQKTAYQRNRMRFAQRNLRRDKDRRNMLQFNLQTLPKSAKQKERERIRLQKKFQKQFGVRQKWDQKSQKPRDSSVEVRSDWEVKEEMDFPQLMKMRYLEVSEPQDIECCGALEYYDKAFDRITTRSEKPLRSIKRIFHTVTTTDDPVIRKLAKTQGNVFATDAILATLMSCTRSVYSWDIVVQRVGSKLFFDKRDNSDFDLLTVSETANEPPQDEGNSFNSPRNLAMEATYINHNFSQQCLRMGKERYNFPNPNPFVEDDMDKNEVASVAYRYRRWKLGDDIDLIVRCEHDGVMTGANGEVSFINIKTLNEWDSRHCNGVDWRQKLDSQRGAVIATELKNNSYKLARWTCCALLAGSEYLKLGYVSRYHVKDSSRHVILGTQQFKPNEFASQINLSVENAWGILRCVIDICMKLEEGKYLILKDPNKQVIRVYSLPDGTFSSDEDDEDEEEEEEEEEEEET; encoded by the exons ATGGCAAAGTTCATGACACCCGTGATCCAGGACAACCCATCAGGCTGGGGTCCATGTGCGGTGCCCGAGCAGTTTCGGGATATGCCCTACCAGCCATTCAGCAAAGGAGATCGGCTAGGAAAG GTTGCAGACTGGACAGGTGCCACATACCAAGATAAGAGGTACACGA ATAAGTACTCCTCTCAGTTTGGTGGTGGAAGTCAGTATGCTTATTTCCATGAAGAGGATGAAACTAGTTTCCAACTGGTGGACACAGCACGCACACAGAAGACTGCCTACCAGCGGAATCGGATGCGATTTGCACAG CGGAACCTCCGCAGAGACAAAGATCGACGGAATATGTTGCAGTTCAACCTGCAGACCTTGCCTAAGAGTGCCAAGCAGAAAGAGAG AGAGCGCATACGGCTGCAGAAAAAATTCCAGAAACAATTCGGAGTGAGGCAGAAGTGGGACCAGAAGTCACAG AAACCCCGAGACTCTTCAGTTGAAGTCCGTAGTGACTGGGaggtaaaagaagaaatggacTTTCCTCAGTTAATGAAGATGCGCTACTTGGAAGTATCAGAGCCACAGGACAT CGAGTGTTGTGGTGCCCTGGAGTACTACGATAAAGCCTTCGACCGCATCACCACGAGGAGCGAGAAGCCGCTGCGGAGCATCAAGCGCATCTTCCACACTGTCACCACCACAGATGACCCTGTCATCCGAAAG CTGGCAAAAACCCAGGGTAATGTGTTTGCCACTGATGCCATTCTGGCCACACTGATGAGTTGCACCCGCTCCGTGTATTCCTGGGACATTGTTGTGCAAAGAGTTGGGTCCAAGCTCTTCTTTGATAAAAGGGACAACTCTGATTTTG ACCTCCTGACAGTGAGTGAGACTGCCAATGAGCCCCCACAAGATGAAGGCAATTCCTTCAATTCACCCCGCAACTTGGCCATGGAAGCAACCTACATCAATCACAACTTCTCCCAGCAGTGCTTGAGAATG GGGAAGGAAAGATACAActtccctaacccaaacccattTGTGGAGGACGACATGGACAAGAACGAAGTCGCCTCTGTCGCCTATCG GTACCGCAGGTGGAAACTTGGAGACGACATTGACCTTATTGTGCGCTGTGAACACGATGGTGTCATGACTGGAGCCAACGGGGAAGTGTCCTTCATCAACATCAAGACACTCAACGAGTGGGATTCCAGG CACTGTAATGGCGTTGACTGGCGTCAGAAGCTGGACTCTCAGCGAGGGGCTGTCATTGCCACTGAGCTGAAAAACAACAGCTACAAGTTGGCCCGATGGACCTGCTGTGCTCTGCTGGCCGGATCTGAGTATCTCAAGCTTGG TTATGTGTCCCGGTACCACGTGAAAGATTCCTCACGCCATGTCATCCTGGGCACCCAGCAGTTCAAGCCCAATGAGTTTGCCAGCCAGATCAACCTGAGTGTGGAGAACGCCTGGGGCATCCTGCGCTGCGTCATTGACATCTGCATGAAACTCGAGGAGGGCAAGTACCTCATCCTCAAGGACCCCAACAAGCAGGTCATCCGCGTCTACAGCCTGCCTGATGGCACATTCAGCTCTGATGAGGATGAcgaggatgaagaggaggaggaggaagaggaggaag aggaagaaactTAA